From Microcystis aeruginosa NIES-2549, a single genomic window includes:
- a CDS encoding helix-turn-helix domain-containing protein produces MSLLCNALDSHQNYPPLRPSIRHPYIKRAEEILLDNLDRPLSILDLCQELHISERTLRYGFQECFGLGPATYLKIQRLNGVRRQLKASAGQGITVSAIALQWGFWHMGQFAKDYKKMFGECPSATLRDNS; encoded by the coding sequence ATATCTCTATTATGCAACGCCCTCGATTCCCATCAAAACTATCCGCCGCTGCGCCCTTCAATACGACATCCCTATATTAAGCGAGCAGAGGAGATCTTACTGGACAATCTCGATCGCCCCCTCTCGATCCTCGATCTGTGCCAAGAACTGCACATCAGTGAACGTACCCTCCGTTATGGTTTTCAGGAATGTTTTGGCCTCGGACCTGCGACTTATCTCAAAATTCAACGTCTTAACGGGGTACGACGACAACTAAAAGCGTCTGCGGGTCAAGGAATTACCGTTAGTGCGATCGCCCTACAGTGGGGATTCTGGCACATGGGTCAATTTGCCAAAGATTATAAGAAAATGTTCGGTGAGTGTCCGTCGGCAACTTTGCGAGATAATTCTTAA
- a CDS encoding IS1 family transposase (programmed frameshift), with translation MQCPECKSTHIRKNGINKQGKQNHICVTCGRQFINNYEKQKGYDEKTKRECLTAYVNGMGFRGIERLKGVHHTTVINWVKSVGELLPVAYDPETIPEVGELDELETFVGSKKTKFWVWTAVDHFKKGILGWVIGDHSSETFRPLWELVKSWGCYFYVSDGWSVYPCFIAEGDHIISKTYMTRVEGENTRLRHYLARLHRKTLCYSKSTEMLGYSIRLLIHYLKFQEVPIPY, from the exons ATGCAATGCCCTGAATGTAAATCTACCCATATCCGTAAAAATGGCATCAATAAACAAGGTAAACAAAATCATATTTGTGTAACCTGTGGCCGTCAATTTATTAATAACTATGAAAAACAGAAAGGCTATGACGAAAAAACGAAGCGAGAATGCCTAACTGCCTATGTTAATGGGATGGGATTTAGAGGAATAGAAAGGCTAAAGGGAGTTCATCATACGACCGTAATTAATTGGGTAAAATCTGTGGGAGAATTATTGCCAGTCGCCTATGACCCAGAAACAATTCCTGAAGTAGGGGAACTGGATGAATTGGAAACCTTTGTTGGCTCAAAAAAAACAAAAT TCTGGGTGTGGACAGCCGTTGACCACTTTAAAAAAGGAATTTTAGGTTGGGTAATCGGAGACCATAGTAGCGAAACGTTTCGCCCATTATGGGAATTAGTTAAGTCTTGGGGATGCTATTTTTATGTGAGTGATGGATGGTCAGTTTATCCATGTTTTATAGCAGAGGGCGACCATATAATTAGTAAGACTTATATGACCAGAGTAGAGGGTGAGAACACACGTTTAAGACATTATCTAGCCCGATTGCATCGCAAAACACTCTGCTATTCTAAGTCTACAGAAATGTTAGGATACTCTATTCGTTTATTAATTCATTATCTGAAGTTTCAAGAAGTGCCTATTCCTTACTGA
- a CDS encoding potassium channel family protein, whose product MKFRQLMRATENKYNRLLANLVLLYIIYPFLVYLPLGDLLVFFFFSLSLIIAVYQIDRSKLALRCNIGLFLIALILRVFGRIIPIYRDLTGWFDLSSTLISLAFISLCVYSILRELILAEQVTSDIIKGGICVYFLLGFFWASAYSIVQIFEPDSFSSAAKTVNQADLLHFSFTTLATVGYGDIVPTSKVARVLANLEGMTGVLYPAVFIARLVSLHNGR is encoded by the coding sequence ATGAAATTTCGTCAATTGATGCGGGCAACAGAAAATAAATACAATCGGCTGCTGGCAAATCTAGTCTTGCTCTACATTATTTACCCGTTTTTAGTATATCTACCCCTGGGAGATTTGCTAGTTTTCTTTTTCTTCTCCCTCTCCCTGATCATCGCCGTCTATCAGATCGATCGCAGTAAATTGGCTTTAAGATGTAATATCGGTCTGTTTCTAATTGCCCTCATCCTGCGAGTATTCGGCAGGATTATCCCTATTTATAGGGATTTAACCGGTTGGTTCGATCTGTCTAGTACATTAATTTCTCTAGCTTTTATTAGTTTATGCGTGTACTCGATTTTACGAGAATTAATTCTCGCCGAACAGGTAACATCCGATATCATCAAAGGGGGAATTTGTGTCTATTTTCTCCTAGGATTTTTCTGGGCATCCGCTTATAGTATCGTCCAGATTTTTGAACCCGATTCCTTTAGCTCCGCCGCTAAAACCGTCAACCAGGCGGATCTACTTCATTTCAGCTTTACTACCCTGGCCACGGTTGGCTACGGTGATATAGTTCCTACCAGTAAAGTCGCTAGAGTTTTGGCCAATTTAGAAGGAATGACTGGAGTTCTCTATCCCGCCGTTTTTATCGCTCGTTTAGTCAGTTTACACAATGGTCGTTAA
- a CDS encoding DUF2092 domain-containing protein, giving the protein MIMPRFMPILSLLLPWVTAAGVLAEIPTLSQEIRPKTAEQVIEQLCANLTKQRSFTVNMDVTYDDILDSGAKVQYSAYQNIWVEKPDRLRSDYTGDERVTRFFYDGKTFTLADLERDLYVTKPAPNTLDEALDQVEQRYGITIPMSNLAANDPCADLMADVRQIIFIGNNMVNAEQMYHLLLIGSDRDYQIWVTQDATPLLRKAIITYKTLPGSPQYTAILSDWNFNPSTPADTFTFQPGSESIPIELLPPRNNQSQP; this is encoded by the coding sequence ATGATTATGCCTCGCTTCATGCCGATTCTTTCTTTACTTTTGCCTTGGGTCACTGCCGCAGGAGTCTTGGCGGAAATACCGACTCTATCCCAGGAAATCCGCCCAAAAACGGCGGAACAGGTGATCGAGCAACTCTGTGCTAATTTAACCAAACAGCGATCGTTCACCGTCAATATGGATGTCACCTATGACGATATACTCGACTCCGGGGCGAAAGTTCAGTACAGTGCCTATCAAAACATCTGGGTAGAGAAACCCGATCGCCTGCGCTCGGACTACACTGGGGATGAACGAGTTACCCGCTTTTTTTACGACGGTAAAACCTTCACCCTCGCGGATCTGGAACGGGATCTATACGTCACCAAACCGGCTCCGAATACTCTAGATGAAGCCTTAGACCAAGTAGAGCAAAGGTACGGAATCACCATTCCCATGTCAAATCTAGCAGCCAACGATCCCTGTGCAGATCTAATGGCTGATGTCAGACAAATTATTTTTATCGGCAACAACATGGTCAACGCCGAACAAATGTATCATCTGCTGCTGATCGGTAGCGATCGCGATTATCAAATCTGGGTTACGCAGGATGCCACCCCCCTACTGAGGAAAGCGATTATCACCTATAAAACTCTACCCGGTTCACCCCAGTACACGGCAATATTATCCGACTGGAATTTTAATCCCAGCACACCCGCCGATACTTTCACTTTCCAACCAGGATCAGAGTCGATCCCTATCGAACTTCTACCCCCTAGGAATAATCAATCCCAGCCATAA
- a CDS encoding AbrB/MazE/SpoVT family DNA-binding domain-containing protein has product MKSQIGRWGNSLAIRIPKYAVEALNLNPKDVVECSVENGKLVIELIQALPELSLEELLAEVVESPEPEVDWGRPMGEEVW; this is encoded by the coding sequence ATGAAGTCGCAGATTGGACGCTGGGGTAATTCTTTAGCGATTCGGATTCCTAAGTATGCGGTGGAGGCGCTGAACCTCAATCCTAAGGACGTTGTTGAATGTTCTGTGGAAAACGGAAAGCTAGTAATTGAGCTAATTCAAGCCTTGCCTGAGTTAAGCCTAGAAGAACTACTGGCTGAGGTTGTTGAATCACCGGAGCCGGAAGTGGATTGGGGACGGCCAATGGGAGAGGAGGTTTGGTGA
- a CDS encoding type II toxin-antitoxin system PemK/MazF family toxin, whose product MTYIPERGDFVRLSFDPQIGHEQMGNRPALVVSPIDFNRKIGFAFVCPVSNTQRQNPFYVKIPDGEAVTGVIMVDQLRSLDFRARKASFIGKCPERLLQDVFRRIKPILF is encoded by the coding sequence GTGACATACATTCCAGAACGTGGAGATTTCGTGCGTTTGAGCTTTGACCCACAAATTGGGCATGAGCAAATGGGTAATCGTCCAGCACTGGTGGTAAGCCCTATTGATTTTAATCGCAAGATTGGTTTTGCCTTTGTCTGCCCGGTGAGCAATACGCAACGCCAGAACCCTTTCTACGTCAAGATTCCAGATGGAGAGGCGGTGACAGGAGTTATCATGGTAGATCAACTGCGATCGTTGGACTTCCGAGCGAGAAAAGCGAGCTTTATCGGCAAGTGTCCAGAACGGTTGCTCCAGGATGTTTTCAGAAGAATTAAGCCGATTCTGTTCTGA
- a CDS encoding DUF6515 family protein, translating to MKRSLCQNLCVLAALLLGTSLLVTDYVDARGGGGGGSRGGGGGSRGGGGASPRVNRSSDLQNRGNFSNRSQPSRDFSGRQGERQTSQQTRQGERTERQGERQTSQQTRQGERTERQGERQTSQQTRQGERTERQGERQGERSERTDIRQGERSERQGERQQQVSDRQQNRQNFIDDNRNGYWRGGGWYGGGYYVPPGWGWVGLTTGLVIGSAIATLPPYYNTVYVGSTSYIYSDGIYLQPSGSSYTVVAPPIGAIVTYLPDGCTTITADNTLYYNCSGIYYQPLFENGSTVYQVVRF from the coding sequence ATGAAAAGATCTTTATGTCAAAACTTATGTGTTCTTGCCGCCCTCCTCTTGGGTACAAGTTTACTGGTAACGGATTATGTGGACGCTCGCGGTGGCGGTGGTGGCGGTAGTCGTGGCGGTGGTGGCGGTAGTCGTGGCGGTGGTGGAGCTTCCCCACGGGTTAACCGCAGTAGTGATCTGCAAAACCGAGGTAATTTTAGTAATCGTTCCCAACCCTCTAGAGATTTTTCTGGAAGACAGGGAGAACGGCAAACCAGTCAACAAACCCGTCAAGGGGAACGCACGGAAAGACAGGGTGAACGGCAAACCAGTCAACAAACCCGTCAAGGGGAACGCACGGAAAGACAGGGTGAACGGCAAACCAGTCAACAAACCCGCCAAGGGGAACGCACGGAAAGACAGGGTGAACGGCAGGGGGAACGCAGCGAAAGAACCGATATCCGTCAAGGGGAACGCAGCGAAAGACAGGGTGAACGGCAGCAGCAGGTTAGCGATCGCCAACAGAACCGTCAGAACTTTATTGACGATAATCGCAACGGTTACTGGCGTGGTGGCGGTTGGTACGGTGGCGGTTATTACGTCCCCCCGGGTTGGGGTTGGGTGGGGTTAACCACTGGCCTAGTCATCGGTTCAGCGATCGCCACTCTCCCCCCCTACTACAATACCGTCTATGTGGGTTCCACTTCCTACATTTACTCGGACGGCATCTATCTTCAGCCTAGCGGTAGTTCCTACACGGTGGTGGCCCCTCCCATCGGCGCGATTGTCACCTATCTTCCCGACGGCTGCACCACAATCACGGCTGACAATACACTTTATTACAATTGTAGCGGTATCTACTATCAGCCCCTGTTTGAGAATGGTTCCACGGTTTATCAGGTGGTTCGCTTCTAA
- a CDS encoding DEAD/DEAH box helicase: MTTLHGNWLIRSQDSVFFLWGEQWQGKELSETKENHPFCLESGALAQFIEKFSPQLDCYSPESIKLSLPSYSPPRKKYFLPLLSGQILEPIPKSLSWQPWQISGLTFSAGMIVRLWEKLPLAKAEFIGNDLRFWLYLHRWSLDLLARGKFLAGINQGESCWYPLLDSTIDRTRLAKFIQTIPPVCLAYQENSEPQTIILDCLKNIVDARLRQKIDSTVNISPSLMVKPWLQSLSGDHHDIALEAKNLQRLENAYHNWVFPIQESLVNGNNRQLIENQYRVCLSLQPPSLGTVWKLSYYLQALDDPDFLISAKLIWLEGKESYHSYQRVVNNPQEILLKGLGLAARLYEPIRISLEQRHPEECSLDSIEVYQFIRSIAWQLQDQGLGVILPTGLTAGSNEQRLGIKIAASVTPKKGERLSLTSLLNFQLKLVVGEQEISKKDFDKLLEKKSPVVEVEGKWLILQPTDVKAAQAILNNTIAPLNLSVEDALRLSSGDNNLIAKLPVVNFQAEGSLKELIDNLNNNQGIQLINPPREFRGELRPYQIKGVSWLAFLEKWGLGACLADDMGLGKTPQLIAFLLALKEEDMLVNPVLVVAPTSVVNNWEHELRKFAPTLAVFVHHGEKRLKGQAFAQEVKNKSVVITSYPLIYRDLSTLEAVQWQGLVLDEAQNIKNSTAKQSQAVRKIPAGFRIALTGTPVENRLTELWSILDFLNPNFLGTQTFFQRRFALPIEKYGDQESLHNLRSLVRPFILRRLKTDKNIIEDLPEKQEMNIFCGLSKEQGQLYQQLVETTLQKIEETQGIQKHGLILTLLMQLKQICNHPAHFLKENSLETSQRSGKLLRLEAMVEEVIAEGDRALIFTQFAEWGKLLQTHLQKKLTEEILFLSGSTKTKDRVEMIERFQNDPQGPKIFILSLKAGGTGLNLTRANHVFHIDRWWNPAVENQATDRAFRIGQKRNVQVHKFICTGTLEERINEMIESKKQLAEQTVDAGENWLTELDTDRLRDLLLLDRSAIIDEEETD; the protein is encoded by the coding sequence ATGACTACTCTACACGGTAATTGGCTGATTCGTTCGCAAGATAGTGTTTTTTTTCTTTGGGGTGAACAGTGGCAAGGGAAAGAATTAAGTGAAACAAAGGAAAATCATCCTTTTTGTCTAGAATCCGGGGCATTAGCCCAATTTATCGAGAAATTTTCTCCTCAGCTTGACTGCTATTCTCCAGAATCAATCAAGCTCAGTCTGCCTAGTTATTCCCCCCCTAGGAAAAAATATTTTTTACCGCTGCTGTCGGGGCAAATTCTCGAACCTATACCTAAATCCTTGTCTTGGCAACCATGGCAGATATCAGGATTAACTTTTTCTGCGGGGATGATAGTGCGGTTATGGGAGAAATTGCCCCTAGCTAAGGCCGAATTTATCGGCAATGATCTACGATTTTGGCTATATTTGCACCGTTGGAGTTTAGATTTATTAGCAAGAGGGAAATTTTTAGCGGGAATAAATCAGGGTGAAAGTTGCTGGTATCCCCTGCTGGATAGTACCATCGATCGCACTCGTTTAGCTAAGTTTATCCAAACCATCCCCCCGGTCTGTCTTGCCTATCAAGAAAATAGCGAACCACAAACAATTATTCTCGATTGCTTAAAAAATATTGTCGATGCTCGTTTGCGACAAAAGATAGATAGTACTGTTAATATTTCCCCCTCATTGATGGTGAAACCTTGGCTACAATCTTTAAGCGGTGATCATCATGACATTGCCTTAGAAGCCAAGAATTTACAGCGTCTAGAAAATGCTTATCATAACTGGGTGTTTCCTATCCAAGAAAGTTTAGTTAATGGCAATAATCGCCAATTAATCGAGAATCAATACCGTGTCTGTCTATCCTTACAACCTCCCAGTTTAGGAACAGTATGGAAACTCAGCTATTATTTACAAGCGTTAGATGATCCCGACTTTCTCATTAGTGCCAAGTTGATTTGGTTAGAGGGCAAAGAAAGTTATCATAGTTATCAAAGAGTTGTCAATAATCCCCAGGAAATTCTCTTAAAAGGATTGGGACTAGCGGCGCGATTGTACGAACCGATTAGAATTAGTTTAGAGCAGAGACACCCAGAGGAATGTTCTCTTGATTCGATCGAAGTTTATCAGTTTATTCGCTCGATCGCTTGGCAATTGCAAGATCAGGGATTAGGGGTAATTTTGCCAACGGGTTTAACTGCTGGTAGTAATGAACAAAGATTAGGAATTAAGATTGCTGCCAGTGTAACTCCCAAAAAAGGAGAAAGATTAAGTTTAACCAGTTTGTTAAACTTTCAGCTTAAATTAGTGGTAGGGGAACAGGAAATATCGAAAAAAGATTTTGATAAGTTATTAGAGAAAAAATCGCCAGTGGTGGAAGTGGAGGGCAAATGGTTAATCCTACAGCCTACGGATGTCAAAGCAGCTCAGGCAATTTTAAATAATACCATCGCTCCCCTGAATCTCTCGGTGGAGGATGCCCTGCGCTTGAGTTCAGGAGATAATAATCTAATTGCTAAACTGCCGGTAGTCAATTTCCAAGCGGAGGGATCATTAAAGGAATTAATTGATAATTTAAACAACAATCAAGGGATTCAATTAATCAACCCACCCCGGGAGTTTCGGGGGGAATTACGTCCCTATCAAATCAAGGGGGTTAGTTGGTTAGCTTTCCTAGAAAAGTGGGGTTTAGGTGCTTGTTTAGCCGATGATATGGGTTTAGGAAAAACCCCGCAATTAATCGCTTTTTTACTAGCATTAAAAGAAGAGGATATGTTAGTTAATCCCGTGTTAGTGGTGGCTCCCACTTCTGTGGTTAATAACTGGGAACATGAGTTAAGAAAATTTGCTCCCACCCTGGCGGTTTTTGTGCATCATGGCGAAAAAAGATTAAAAGGTCAAGCTTTTGCTCAAGAGGTAAAAAATAAATCGGTTGTTATTACCAGTTATCCTTTAATCTATCGCGATCTGTCCACTTTGGAAGCAGTACAATGGCAAGGTTTAGTTTTAGATGAGGCTCAAAATATTAAAAACTCTACGGCTAAACAATCCCAAGCAGTGCGAAAAATACCCGCAGGATTTCGCATTGCCTTAACGGGAACTCCCGTAGAAAATCGCCTGACGGAATTGTGGTCAATTTTGGATTTTCTCAATCCCAATTTTTTAGGAACTCAAACATTTTTCCAGCGTCGTTTTGCCCTTCCTATTGAAAAATACGGCGATCAAGAATCCCTGCATAATTTGCGTTCCCTCGTCCGTCCTTTTATTTTACGGAGATTAAAAACCGATAAAAATATTATTGAAGATTTACCAGAAAAACAGGAAATGAATATTTTTTGTGGTTTATCGAAAGAACAGGGACAACTTTATCAACAATTAGTCGAGACAACGCTCCAGAAAATTGAAGAAACTCAGGGAATTCAGAAACATGGATTAATTTTAACCTTGCTAATGCAACTAAAACAAATTTGTAATCATCCCGCCCATTTTTTGAAAGAAAATAGTTTAGAAACCAGTCAAAGATCGGGGAAATTATTACGCTTAGAAGCCATGGTAGAGGAAGTGATAGCAGAAGGCGATCGAGCTTTAATTTTTACACAATTTGCCGAGTGGGGAAAACTCCTACAAACCCATCTTCAGAAAAAATTAACCGAGGAAATATTATTTCTCTCCGGTTCTACCAAAACAAAAGATCGGGTAGAAATGATCGAGCGCTTTCAAAATGATCCCCAAGGACCGAAGATTTTTATTCTCTCCCTCAAAGCGGGGGGAACAGGATTAAATTTAACCCGCGCTAATCACGTTTTTCATATCGACCGCTGGTGGAATCCGGCCGTAGAAAACCAGGCCACCGATCGCGCTTTCCGCATCGGACAAAAACGCAATGTTCAGGTACATAAATTCATCTGTACGGGAACCCTAGAGGAACGCATTAATGAGATGATCGAAAGCAAGAAACAATTAGCGGAACAAACCGTAGATGCTGGGGAAAATTGGTTAACAGAATTAGATACCGATCGCCTGCGAGATTTATTATTATTAGATCGATCGGCAATTATTGATGAAGAAGAAACCGATTAG
- a CDS encoding pentapeptide repeat-containing protein, with product MYKSIALTLVLSLPLNFSLVGWTEDLNHLQQLLSTRKCPQCDLSGSGLVQSNLVGAKLNGANLVGANLSQANLSGADLRGANLTGASLFGANLTGANLTGAILTGADLRGAYLNNANLENTKLDTAYVQGAVGIPSSAGTPELFYGLGMVEGKQGRTSAAIENFNKALTINPEYAPAYLARAMAHYRLGQNALAAQDAQMASTLFQRQGNTPGYEAAENFIKGMEIALKPQEQGGGNAQLDQMVQGIGSLLLQFVLPALGLF from the coding sequence ATGTACAAATCGATCGCCCTAACCCTCGTCCTCAGTCTTCCCCTGAACTTCTCCCTAGTTGGTTGGACGGAAGATTTAAACCACCTACAGCAATTATTATCGACCCGAAAATGTCCCCAATGCGATCTGAGCGGTTCAGGGTTAGTGCAATCGAATCTAGTCGGGGCAAAATTAAATGGGGCCAATCTCGTCGGTGCTAATCTTAGTCAAGCTAATTTAAGTGGGGCGGATCTGAGGGGCGCAAATTTAACTGGAGCCTCTCTTTTTGGTGCTAATCTGACTGGAGCGAACTTAACTGGCGCAATCTTGACGGGTGCGGATTTAAGAGGCGCTTATCTCAATAATGCTAACCTCGAAAACACTAAACTAGATACTGCATACGTGCAGGGTGCGGTGGGAATTCCCAGTAGTGCCGGTACTCCTGAACTATTCTACGGACTAGGGATGGTGGAAGGAAAACAGGGACGCACCAGTGCCGCCATAGAAAATTTTAATAAGGCCTTGACAATCAACCCAGAATATGCTCCAGCTTATCTGGCCCGGGCCATGGCTCACTATCGTCTGGGACAAAATGCTCTAGCGGCCCAGGATGCTCAAATGGCTTCGACTCTCTTTCAACGCCAAGGCAATACCCCCGGTTACGAAGCGGCAGAGAATTTTATTAAAGGCATGGAAATCGCCCTAAAACCGCAAGAACAAGGTGGTGGCAACGCTCAATTAGACCAAATGGTGCAGGGGATTGGTTCTCTGCTCTTACAGTTTGTTTTACCCGCTTTGGGACTGTTTTAA
- a CDS encoding ArsR/SmtB family transcription factor → MAIEKIAPVCGESHHQEGKFQHLQGLELEKAQKMAEFFSLLGDANRLRILSLLAKQELCVCDLADELGMSESAVSHQLRTLRALRLVKYQKQGRRVFYCLADHHVLDLYYAVSEHLEEPGDED, encoded by the coding sequence ATGGCCATAGAGAAAATAGCACCGGTTTGTGGGGAATCCCATCACCAAGAGGGGAAATTCCAGCACTTGCAGGGATTAGAACTAGAAAAAGCCCAAAAAATGGCCGAATTTTTCAGCCTTTTGGGGGATGCCAACCGCCTCAGAATTCTATCGCTTTTAGCCAAACAAGAATTATGTGTTTGTGACTTAGCCGACGAGTTAGGGATGAGTGAATCGGCCGTATCGCACCAGTTAAGAACCCTAAGAGCCTTAAGATTAGTTAAATACCAAAAACAGGGACGGAGAGTCTTTTATTGCCTTGCCGATCATCATGTTCTTGACCTTTATTACGCGGTCTCGGAACATTTAGAAGAACCGGGGGACGAGGATTAA
- a CDS encoding metallothionein: MIADTTMKCACKSCDCVVSIADAIKKNDKYYCCQACADGHVDGKGCGHQGCICG, translated from the coding sequence ATGATCGCTGACACCACCATGAAATGTGCTTGTAAATCCTGTGACTGTGTAGTATCGATCGCCGATGCCATCAAAAAAAACGATAAATACTACTGTTGCCAAGCTTGTGCCGATGGTCACGTTGACGGGAAAGGCTGTGGACACCAGGGCTGTATTTGCGGTTAA